A region of Streptomyces sp. R44 DNA encodes the following proteins:
- a CDS encoding roadblock/LC7 domain-containing protein: MSQAAQNLNWLITNFVDNTPGVSHTVVVSADGLLLAMSEGFPRDRADQLAAVASGLTSLTAGASRIFEGGPVAQTVVEMERGFLFLMSVSDGSSLAVLAHPECDIGLVGYEMALLVDRAGSVLTPDLRAELQGSLLH; encoded by the coding sequence ATGAGCCAGGCGGCGCAGAATCTGAACTGGTTGATCACCAACTTCGTGGACAACACCCCCGGGGTGTCGCACACGGTGGTGGTCTCCGCCGACGGACTCCTGCTGGCCATGTCCGAAGGATTCCCCCGCGACCGCGCCGACCAGCTGGCGGCGGTCGCATCCGGACTGACCTCGCTGACCGCGGGCGCGTCCCGGATCTTCGAGGGCGGACCCGTCGCGCAGACCGTGGTGGAGATGGAGCGCGGCTTCCTCTTCCTGATGTCCGTCTCCGACGGCTCCTCGCTGGCCGTTCTCGCGCACCCCGAGTGCGACATCGGCCTCGTGGGCTACGAGATGGCGCTGCTGGTCGACCGGGCCGGCAGCGTCCTCACCCCGGATCTCCGTGCGGAGCTCCAGGGCAGCCTGCTCCACTAG
- a CDS encoding DUF742 domain-containing protein: MGTPPGGSPYNGYDAHQAPLGDAAQNRFNFPSAPSRQGVSQPYAQPQVPSTAAGSPAASRGPSAAGGSGGHNPLVRPYAMTGGRTRPRYQLAIEALVSTTADPARLQGQLPEHQRICRLCFEIKSVAEISALLSIPLGVARILVADLAEAGLVAIHQPGGDEAAGGQPDVTLLERVLSGLRKL; this comes from the coding sequence GTGGGTACACCCCCGGGCGGTAGCCCCTATAACGGTTACGACGCGCATCAGGCGCCGCTGGGCGACGCCGCGCAGAACCGGTTCAACTTTCCCTCCGCCCCGAGCAGACAGGGCGTCTCCCAGCCCTACGCGCAGCCTCAGGTCCCGTCGACGGCCGCGGGTTCGCCGGCCGCCTCGCGCGGCCCGTCCGCCGCGGGCGGTTCCGGCGGGCACAACCCGCTGGTGCGTCCGTACGCCATGACCGGCGGCCGGACCAGGCCGCGCTACCAGCTCGCCATCGAGGCGCTGGTCAGTACGACGGCCGATCCCGCCCGGCTGCAGGGGCAGTTGCCCGAGCACCAGCGGATCTGCCGGCTCTGCTTCGAGATCAAGTCGGTCGCGGAGATCTCGGCACTTCTCTCCATTCCCCTCGGCGTCGCCCGAATCCTCGTCGCCGACCTGGCCGAGGCCGGACTTGTCGCCATCCACCAGCCCGGCGGCGACGAGGCCGCCGGCGGTCAGCCAGACGTGACACTGCTCGAAAGGGTGCTCAGTGGACTTCGCAAGCTCTAG
- a CDS encoding roadblock/LC7 domain-containing protein yields the protein MSQAAQNLNWLITNFVDNTPGVSHTVVVSADGLLLAMSEGFPRDRADQLAAVASGLTSLTAGASRIFEGGAVNQTVVEMERGFLFIMSISDGSSLAVLAHPEADIGLVGYEMALLVDRAGTVLTPDLRAELQGSLLN from the coding sequence ATGAGCCAGGCGGCGCAGAATCTGAACTGGTTGATCACCAACTTCGTGGACAACACCCCCGGGGTGTCGCACACGGTGGTGGTCTCCGCCGACGGACTCCTGCTGGCGATGTCCGAGGGTTTCCCCCGTGACCGCGCCGACCAGCTGGCGGCCGTCGCCTCCGGACTGACCTCGCTGACCGCGGGCGCGTCCCGGATCTTCGAGGGCGGTGCGGTCAACCAGACCGTGGTGGAGATGGAGCGCGGCTTCCTCTTCATCATGTCGATCTCGGACGGCTCCTCGCTGGCCGTCCTCGCCCACCCGGAGGCCGACATCGGTCTCGTGGGCTACGAGATGGCCCTGCTCGTGGATCGCGCGGGCACGGTTCTGACCCCCGACCTCCGGGCGGAACTTCAGGGAAGTCTTCTCAACTAA
- a CDS encoding ATP/GTP-binding protein, with translation MDFASSSGGAARSTTSAKIVVAGGFGVGKTTFVGAVSEINPLRTEAVMTSASAGIDDLTHTGGKTTTTVAMDFGRITLDQDLILYLFGTPGQDRFWFMWDDLVRGAIGAVVLVDTRRLADCFPAVDYFENSGLPFVIALNGFDGNQPYQPEEVREALQIGPDTPIITTDARHRADAKSALITLVEHALMARLK, from the coding sequence GTGGACTTCGCAAGCTCTAGCGGCGGCGCGGCCAGATCGACCACCAGCGCGAAGATCGTGGTGGCGGGCGGCTTCGGCGTGGGCAAGACCACGTTCGTCGGCGCCGTCTCGGAGATCAACCCGCTGCGTACCGAAGCCGTCATGACCTCCGCGTCGGCCGGCATCGACGATCTGACGCACACCGGTGGCAAGACGACGACGACCGTCGCCATGGACTTCGGCCGCATCACCCTGGACCAGGACCTCATCCTGTACCTCTTCGGTACGCCGGGTCAGGACCGCTTCTGGTTCATGTGGGACGACCTCGTGCGCGGCGCCATCGGCGCCGTCGTGCTCGTCGACACCCGCCGCCTCGCCGACTGCTTCCCCGCCGTCGACTACTTCGAGAACTCGGGCCTCCCCTTCGTCATCGCCCTCAACGGCTTCGACGGCAACCAGCCCTACCAGCCGGAAGAGGTCCGCGAGGCCCTCCAGATCGGCCCCGACACCCCCATCATCACCACCGACGCCCGCCACCGCGCCGACGCCAAGAGCGCCCTCATCACGCTCGTCGAGCACGCGCTCATGGCGCGCCTCAAGTAG
- a CDS encoding nitrate- and nitrite sensing domain-containing protein — protein sequence MRRSKESSAEQETRGNFTPPSRTAVSPADVPVTPPPVEAPKGSSSKLSPRNWRVPTRLNAILCIPVLVGLVMGSFQVKAAIDTWQEAQDAEKTALIVRAASEYSTALLNERDLTAGPLLVAKTPEDRKVDEVTQAYAATDAAKAKFDEAVKSMPSGQGLERRLRLFQDEEPKLEQLRKVAYTRSLDPVETQRGYTGVQHYLTEFSNELGLGTGNVTSYGRSVYAIQLSKGAESLQRSIGTQLLVRPSAQNSVFAQQSVAFNSYNYLEQIALGEFSSGGLPEDVELLKKVMAGKAADGEKKMAAAGLQLPKGKDGSVYSGVASKIGTAKGTEGIAALKPQGITPETWMAVSTAKFDGYSEVEKALVDKAVTEAARISDEAKTDAWVNGGIVVVALLAAFILAGMMARQMSRSMRQLRTAAFGIAEQRLPMLVDQLSRTEPGRVDTRVQPIPIDSQDEIGEVARAFDQVHREAVRLAAEQAMLRGNVNAIFTNLSRRNQSLIEGQLTLITDLENNEADPDQLENLFRLDHLATRMRRNGENLLVLAGEEPGRRWDQPVPLVDVMRAASSEVEQYERIELAGVPEAEIHGQAVTDLVHLLAELLENATTFSSPQTKVRVTATRLPDGRVMVEIHDKGIGLTAEDFADINHKLANPPTVDAAVSQRMGLFVVGRLADRHGIRVQLRPSGEQAGTTSLVMLPDAITHGGGGEQPLQDDFTVSQIIPQQQQPNAFEAVAPQPMLTAADLGFDDSRYEQPAEDERQLDPVNRSLQREERRAALEAQAQGGDRPLFRDEMEPAEQYGQAQEYDQGQDYGQQQAQEYPAEQYAPQEYAQPQQTQEYGQEYAADYAQQDGYGYGQQGYEAYPQQGYAEASYETPGTEHQQYGNAFDPQPHQAEWPEQNTYQGGYGQDFGAESESAPSAPEQAPERVGFDRPGPSASPAPDAGHALTDAGLPRRGSVGQQTQQVPQQAPQQPKPAQPAQQQNAADGSDEWRSTNDERWQRAGKLKDPKAGGVTSSGLPRRVPKANLVEGTAEQTPQGGPQVSRAPEDVRGRLSNLRRGVQQGRNAGTDTNGSGLGPGSTYNQER from the coding sequence GTGAGGCGAAGCAAGGAAAGCTCCGCGGAGCAGGAGACGCGGGGCAACTTCACGCCGCCGTCCCGGACAGCGGTGTCGCCCGCGGACGTGCCCGTGACGCCGCCGCCCGTCGAGGCGCCCAAGGGAAGCTCCAGCAAGCTGTCGCCCCGCAACTGGCGGGTGCCCACCCGCCTGAACGCGATCCTCTGCATACCCGTGCTCGTCGGCCTCGTCATGGGCAGCTTCCAGGTCAAGGCGGCGATCGACACCTGGCAGGAGGCGCAGGACGCCGAGAAGACGGCGCTCATCGTGCGCGCCGCCTCGGAGTACAGCACCGCCCTGCTCAACGAGCGTGACCTCACCGCAGGCCCGCTGCTCGTCGCGAAGACCCCCGAGGACCGCAAGGTCGACGAGGTCACGCAGGCGTACGCCGCGACCGACGCCGCCAAGGCGAAGTTCGACGAGGCCGTCAAGAGCATGCCCTCGGGCCAGGGCCTGGAGCGCCGTCTGCGGCTGTTCCAGGACGAGGAGCCCAAGCTGGAGCAGCTCCGCAAGGTCGCGTACACCCGGTCCCTGGACCCGGTGGAGACGCAGCGCGGCTACACCGGCGTGCAGCACTACCTCACCGAGTTCTCCAACGAGCTCGGCCTGGGCACCGGCAACGTCACCAGCTACGGCCGCAGCGTCTACGCGATCCAGCTCTCGAAGGGCGCGGAGTCCCTCCAGCGCTCCATCGGCACCCAGCTCCTGGTCCGCCCCAGCGCGCAGAACTCGGTCTTCGCCCAGCAGTCCGTGGCGTTCAACTCGTACAACTACCTGGAGCAGATCGCCCTCGGCGAGTTCAGCTCCGGCGGTCTGCCCGAGGACGTCGAGCTGCTCAAGAAGGTCATGGCCGGCAAGGCCGCCGACGGCGAGAAGAAGATGGCCGCGGCCGGCCTCCAGCTCCCCAAGGGCAAGGACGGCTCCGTCTACTCCGGCGTCGCCTCCAAGATCGGCACGGCCAAGGGCACCGAGGGCATCGCGGCCCTGAAGCCGCAGGGCATCACTCCCGAGACCTGGATGGCCGTCTCCACCGCCAAGTTCGACGGCTACAGCGAGGTCGAGAAGGCCCTCGTCGACAAAGCCGTGACCGAGGCCGCCCGGATCTCCGACGAGGCCAAGACCGACGCCTGGGTCAACGGCGGCATCGTCGTCGTCGCCCTGCTCGCCGCCTTCATCCTCGCCGGGATGATGGCCCGCCAGATGAGCCGCTCGATGCGCCAGCTGCGGACCGCCGCCTTCGGCATCGCCGAGCAGCGCCTGCCGATGCTGGTCGACCAGCTCTCCCGTACGGAGCCGGGCCGGGTCGACACCCGCGTCCAGCCCATCCCGATCGACTCGCAGGACGAGATCGGCGAGGTCGCCCGCGCCTTCGACCAGGTCCACCGCGAGGCCGTCCGGCTCGCCGCCGAGCAGGCCATGCTCCGCGGCAACGTCAACGCGATCTTCACCAACCTCTCGCGCCGCAACCAGTCGCTGATCGAGGGCCAGCTGACCCTCATCACCGATCTGGAGAACAACGAGGCCGACCCGGACCAGCTGGAGAACCTCTTCCGCCTGGACCACCTGGCCACCCGTATGCGCCGCAACGGCGAGAACCTCCTCGTCCTCGCCGGCGAGGAGCCGGGCCGCCGCTGGGACCAGCCGGTCCCGCTGGTCGACGTCATGCGCGCCGCCTCCTCCGAGGTGGAGCAGTACGAGCGCATCGAGCTCGCGGGCGTGCCGGAGGCCGAGATCCACGGCCAGGCCGTGACCGACCTCGTGCACCTGCTCGCCGAGCTCCTGGAGAACGCCACCACGTTCTCCTCCCCGCAGACCAAGGTCCGCGTCACCGCGACCCGTCTCCCCGACGGCCGCGTCATGGTCGAGATCCACGACAAGGGCATCGGCCTCACCGCCGAGGACTTCGCGGACATCAACCACAAGCTGGCGAACCCGCCGACCGTCGACGCCGCCGTCTCGCAGCGCATGGGCCTCTTCGTGGTCGGCCGGCTCGCCGACCGGCACGGGATCCGGGTCCAGCTCCGCCCCTCGGGCGAGCAGGCCGGAACGACCTCGCTGGTCATGCTGCCGGACGCGATCACGCACGGCGGTGGCGGCGAGCAGCCGCTCCAGGACGACTTCACCGTCTCGCAGATCATTCCGCAGCAGCAGCAGCCGAACGCCTTCGAGGCGGTCGCCCCGCAGCCGATGCTCACCGCGGCCGATCTCGGCTTCGACGACTCGCGCTACGAGCAGCCGGCCGAGGACGAGCGTCAGCTCGACCCGGTCAACCGCTCGCTGCAGCGCGAGGAGCGCCGTGCGGCCCTGGAGGCCCAGGCGCAAGGCGGCGACCGTCCGCTCTTCCGCGACGAGATGGAGCCGGCGGAGCAGTACGGCCAGGCCCAGGAGTACGACCAGGGTCAGGACTACGGGCAGCAGCAGGCCCAGGAGTACCCGGCGGAGCAGTACGCGCCGCAGGAGTACGCGCAGCCCCAGCAGACGCAGGAGTACGGCCAGGAGTACGCGGCCGACTACGCGCAGCAGGACGGCTACGGCTACGGCCAGCAGGGCTACGAGGCCTACCCGCAGCAGGGCTATGCGGAAGCTTCGTACGAGACCCCGGGAACCGAACACCAGCAGTACGGCAATGCGTTCGATCCCCAGCCCCACCAGGCAGAGTGGCCTGAGCAGAACACTTACCAGGGCGGCTACGGACAGGATTTCGGAGCGGAATCGGAATCTGCTCCGAGCGCTCCCGAACAGGCCCCCGAGCGCGTAGGCTTCGACCGTCCGGGTCCGAGTGCGAGTCCCGCCCCGGACGCCGGACACGCACTGACCGACGCCGGTCTGCCGCGCCGCGGCAGCGTCGGCCAGCAGACGCAGCAGGTGCCGCAGCAGGCGCCGCAGCAGCCGAAGCCCGCGCAGCCGGCGCAGCAGCAGAACGCAGCCGACGGCTCCGACGAATGGCGCTCGACCAACGACGAGCGCTGGCAGCGGGCCGGGAAGCTCAAGGACCCCAAGGCGGGCGGGGTCACCTCGTCCGGTCTCCCCCGGCGGGTCCCGAAGGCCAACCTGGTCGAGGGCACGGCTGAGCAGACCCCGCAGGGCGGCCCCCAGGTCTCCCGCGCGCCCGAGGACGTACGGGGCAGGTTGAGCAACCTGCGCCGGGGCGTCCAGCAGGGACGCAACGCGGGAACGGACACGAACGGATCGGGCCTCGGCCCGGGCAGTACCTACAACCAGGAGCGTTAG
- a CDS encoding fumarylacetoacetate hydrolase family protein has protein sequence MRIARFSIDGNVAFGAVEGEDPAESAASGGLVLDIIKGIPYTDFELSGTKVPLSKVRLLPPVLPNKVVAIGRNYAEHAAELGNEVPDVPVAFFKPTTSVIGSGDAIEYPSFSNELHHEAELAVVIGRMCREVPRERVKDVIFGYTCANDVTARDAQQREKQWARAKGFDTSCPLGPWVETDLDPSDLTIQATVNGEQRQLGRTSDMIRSIEDLVVHITEAMTLLPGDVILTGTPAGVGPLNVGDEVAVTIEGIGTLTNKVIKRG, from the coding sequence GTGCGCATCGCCAGATTCTCCATCGACGGCAATGTGGCCTTCGGCGCCGTCGAGGGCGAGGACCCCGCCGAGTCCGCCGCGTCCGGCGGCCTCGTCCTCGACATCATCAAGGGCATCCCGTACACCGACTTCGAGCTCAGCGGCACCAAGGTCCCGCTCAGCAAGGTACGGCTCCTGCCGCCCGTGCTCCCCAACAAGGTCGTGGCCATCGGCCGCAACTACGCCGAGCACGCCGCCGAACTCGGCAACGAGGTCCCCGACGTCCCCGTCGCCTTCTTCAAGCCCACCACCTCGGTGATCGGCTCCGGCGACGCCATCGAGTACCCCTCCTTCTCCAACGAGCTGCACCACGAGGCCGAACTGGCCGTGGTCATCGGCCGCATGTGCCGCGAGGTGCCCCGCGAGCGCGTGAAGGACGTCATCTTCGGCTACACCTGCGCCAATGACGTCACCGCCCGCGACGCCCAGCAGCGCGAGAAGCAGTGGGCCCGCGCCAAGGGCTTCGACACCTCCTGCCCCCTGGGTCCCTGGGTGGAGACCGACCTCGACCCGAGCGACCTGACCATCCAGGCGACGGTCAACGGCGAACAACGCCAGCTGGGTCGGACGAGCGACATGATCCGCTCCATCGAGGACCTGGTCGTCCACATCACCGAGGCCATGACGCTGCTCCCGGGCGACGTCATCCTCACCGGCACCCCCGCCGGGGTCGGCCCCCTCAACGTCGGCGACGAGGTCGCCGTCACCATCGAAGGCATCGGCACTCTCACCAATAAGGTGATCAAGCGTGGCTAA
- a CDS encoding nitrate- and nitrite sensing domain-containing protein, translated as MQGRFKRDGSGSPQARQGRADAPAEQEPRAGTDRGPSASHTPNQGQGPSGEGGDGGRRASSAAKSAEPAAAPAKARAENEVGPRIALRNWRISTRLVALLTLPVVAATTLGGIRISDSLQDMEQLDHMQLLTKLTREATDLAQALQAERDLSAGPLANGRPVSDYPVANQRRRTDREYKAFLDATEDIPVSEGDEALLSIRQNVSQIASQLAELHSIRGTAYSKSASNSVTVEAYSRLIRSLLSLSQDMAQATSNPEMIKRTRALAAFSSAKEYASIQQAIIAAALPPSDQKRGRLEQGDRLYGEAALNSEGVELKSFQSIYESAGGDAAERTESLNSGDPSINAANKYAERVLNSDNALQAGTTPRGYLNFTDEYSTKIAAMNRIERGLLGDMETMARELKQESQRDAIINGALILLVLGVSLIGAFVVARSMIRSLRRLQDTATKVAQDRLPELVKQLSESDPQDVDTSVESVGVHSRDEIGQVAAAFDDVHREAVRLAAEQALLRGNVNAMFTNLSRRSQGLIQRQLSLISELESREADPDQLSSLFKLDHLATRMRRNGENLLVLAGEEPGRRWTRPVPLVDVLRAAASEVEQYERIELAAVPATEVAGRVVNDLVHLLAELLENATSFSSPQTKVRVTGHALPDGRVLVEIHDTGIGLSPEDLAAINERLASPPTVDVSVSRRMGLFVVGRLSLRHGIRIQLRPSDSGGTTALVMLPVDVAQGGKKPMPKPGAGGQGAMPQGASAPGGRLPGGPGAAGGPGAAGGPGAPGLPGGRPGQGGAPASAAGRLGAGAARGQVGASGPRAALPARDGAPLAGGPQGAPQSRTPQPQNAQLDQTGRLPQVPQAPQAPQSPDALRPGPGGSGLIGGAASAIPSRTDVWGNQSGPAAQQPQQPQQGNQQGGYDFPRAELPGGNPQPQRPQAASWGNDPQQQPVRRPQQEMSPLDAPRGHEEPESAGLFGGPAAPQGPGSTGQFPRPDFGAPQQQAPQQPQAYQQDPASTAQFPRPDFGAPQGPGSTGQFPRPDFGAPQQQPQAPQPQAYQGGQQQQFGRQPFVPQAQQQAPQAQPPAPRQRTGEDFGAPRPAEPVRPQQPQLQQPRRPEALPPAGGAGEARTPLYDSLDANWYPQEQAQQQAPQQVDLTQTMPTPVVSQPSAPAPRPAGDPAADGRQNGGAAWRTSPNDELVRQAERVRKPAAGGVTTSGLPRRVPKANLVPGTAQEQAHTAGPQVSRAPDDVRGRLTNLRRGIQQGRQAGNSTTGSHHLGPNHQQER; from the coding sequence GTGCAGGGACGTTTCAAGAGGGATGGCTCGGGGTCTCCCCAGGCCCGCCAGGGCCGAGCGGATGCTCCGGCGGAGCAGGAACCGCGTGCCGGGACCGACCGCGGTCCCTCGGCCTCGCACACCCCGAACCAGGGTCAGGGACCGTCCGGCGAGGGCGGTGACGGCGGCAGGCGCGCGAGCTCCGCGGCCAAGTCCGCCGAGCCGGCCGCCGCGCCCGCCAAGGCCCGCGCCGAGAACGAGGTCGGCCCGCGAATAGCCCTGCGCAACTGGCGCATCTCCACGCGTCTGGTCGCACTCCTCACCCTCCCCGTGGTCGCCGCGACCACCCTGGGCGGCATCCGCATCAGCGACTCGCTCCAGGACATGGAGCAGCTCGACCACATGCAGCTGCTCACCAAGCTGACCCGAGAGGCGACGGACCTCGCGCAGGCCCTGCAGGCCGAGCGCGACCTGTCCGCCGGCCCGCTGGCCAACGGCCGCCCGGTCAGCGACTACCCGGTCGCCAACCAGCGCCGCCGGACGGACCGCGAGTACAAGGCCTTCCTCGACGCGACCGAGGACATCCCGGTCTCCGAGGGCGACGAGGCGCTGCTCAGCATCCGCCAGAACGTCAGCCAGATCGCCTCGCAGCTGGCCGAGCTCCACTCGATCCGGGGCACCGCCTACTCGAAGAGCGCGTCGAACTCGGTGACGGTCGAGGCGTACAGCCGCCTCATCCGCTCGCTCCTCAGCCTGTCCCAGGACATGGCGCAGGCGACCAGCAACCCCGAGATGATCAAGCGGACCCGCGCGCTCGCCGCGTTCTCGTCCGCCAAGGAGTACGCCTCCATCCAGCAGGCGATCATCGCGGCCGCGCTGCCCCCGAGCGACCAGAAGCGCGGCCGGCTGGAGCAGGGTGACCGTCTCTACGGCGAGGCCGCCCTCAACAGTGAGGGCGTCGAGCTCAAGTCCTTCCAGTCGATCTACGAGTCGGCCGGCGGTGACGCCGCCGAGCGGACCGAGTCGCTGAACAGCGGCGACCCGTCGATCAACGCCGCCAACAAGTACGCCGAGCGCGTGCTGAACTCGGACAACGCCCTGCAGGCGGGCACCACCCCGCGTGGCTATCTGAACTTCACCGACGAGTACAGCACCAAGATCGCCGCCATGAACCGCATCGAGCGAGGTCTGCTCGGTGACATGGAGACCATGGCGCGTGAGCTGAAGCAGGAGTCGCAGCGCGACGCCATCATCAACGGTGCGCTGATCCTCCTCGTCCTCGGCGTCTCGCTCATCGGCGCCTTCGTCGTGGCCCGGTCCATGATCCGCTCGCTGCGCAGGCTCCAGGACACCGCGACCAAGGTCGCCCAGGACCGTCTGCCCGAGCTCGTCAAGCAGCTCTCCGAGTCGGACCCGCAGGACGTCGACACCTCCGTCGAGTCCGTCGGTGTGCACTCCCGGGACGAGATCGGCCAGGTGGCCGCGGCCTTCGACGACGTGCACCGCGAGGCGGTCCGCCTCGCCGCCGAGCAGGCCCTCCTCCGGGGCAACGTCAACGCGATGTTCACCAACCTCTCGCGGCGTTCCCAGGGCCTCATCCAGCGTCAGCTCTCGCTCATCTCCGAGCTGGAGTCCCGCGAGGCCGACCCGGACCAGCTCTCCTCGCTGTTCAAGCTCGACCACCTCGCGACCCGTATGCGCCGGAACGGCGAGAACCTCCTCGTCCTCGCGGGTGAAGAGCCCGGCCGCCGCTGGACCCGCCCGGTCCCGCTGGTCGACGTCCTCCGTGCCGCCGCCTCCGAGGTGGAGCAGTACGAGCGCATCGAACTGGCCGCGGTCCCGGCGACCGAGGTCGCCGGCCGCGTCGTCAACGACCTCGTCCACCTCCTCGCCGAGCTGCTCGAGAACGCCACCTCGTTCTCCTCCCCGCAGACCAAGGTCCGGGTCACCGGTCACGCGCTGCCCGACGGCCGTGTGCTCGTCGAGATCCACGACACCGGCATCGGCCTCTCCCCCGAGGACCTCGCCGCGATCAACGAGCGGCTCGCCTCGCCGCCCACCGTGGACGTCTCGGTCTCCCGCCGCATGGGTCTGTTCGTGGTCGGCCGCCTGTCCCTGCGACACGGCATCCGCATCCAGCTGCGCCCGTCCGACTCGGGCGGCACCACCGCGCTCGTCATGCTCCCCGTCGACGTCGCCCAGGGCGGCAAGAAGCCCATGCCCAAGCCGGGCGCGGGCGGCCAGGGCGCGATGCCGCAGGGTGCCTCCGCCCCCGGCGGCCGTCTCCCCGGCGGCCCCGGCGCGGCCGGCGGTCCCGGTGCGGCCGGTGGTCCCGGTGCCCCGGGTCTCCCCGGCGGGCGTCCGGGCCAGGGCGGTGCGCCGGCCTCGGCGGCCGGCCGTCTCGGCGCCGGTGCCGCGCGCGGTCAGGTCGGTGCGAGCGGTCCCCGGGCCGCGCTGCCCGCCCGTGACGGTGCCCCGCTCGCCGGCGGTCCGCAGGGCGCGCCGCAGTCCCGCACCCCGCAGCCGCAGAACGCGCAGCTGGACCAGACCGGCCGGCTGCCGCAGGTCCCCCAGGCCCCGCAGGCTCCCCAGTCGCCCGACGCGCTGCGTCCGGGCCCCGGCGGGAGCGGCCTCATCGGCGGCGCCGCGAGCGCCATTCCGTCCCGTACGGACGTGTGGGGCAACCAGTCAGGCCCCGCCGCCCAGCAGCCGCAGCAGCCGCAGCAGGGCAACCAGCAGGGCGGGTACGACTTCCCGCGCGCCGAGCTGCCCGGCGGGAACCCCCAGCCGCAGCGCCCGCAGGCCGCGAGCTGGGGCAACGACCCGCAGCAGCAGCCGGTCCGGCGCCCGCAGCAGGAGATGTCCCCGCTGGACGCCCCGCGCGGCCACGAGGAGCCGGAGTCGGCGGGCCTGTTCGGCGGGCCGGCGGCTCCGCAGGGTCCCGGTTCCACGGGCCAGTTCCCGCGCCCGGACTTCGGTGCCCCGCAGCAGCAGGCCCCGCAGCAGCCGCAGGCGTACCAGCAGGACCCGGCGTCGACGGCGCAGTTCCCGCGCCCCGACTTCGGTGCCCCGCAGGGTCCCGGCTCCACCGGTCAGTTCCCGCGCCCGGACTTCGGTGCCCCGCAGCAGCAGCCGCAGGCCCCGCAGCCCCAGGCGTACCAGGGCGGCCAGCAGCAGCAGTTCGGCCGGCAGCCCTTCGTACCGCAGGCGCAGCAGCAGGCCCCGCAGGCCCAGCCCCCGGCGCCGCGTCAGCGGACCGGCGAGGACTTCGGTGCCCCGCGTCCGGCCGAGCCGGTCCGCCCGCAGCAGCCGCAGCTCCAGCAGCCGCGCCGTCCGGAGGCCCTGCCGCCGGCCGGTGGCGCGGGTGAGGCCCGTACCCCGCTGTACGACAGCCTGGATGCCAACTGGTACCCGCAGGAGCAGGCGCAGCAGCAGGCTCCGCAGCAGGTGGACCTGACGCAGACGATGCCGACCCCGGTCGTGTCGCAGCCGTCCGCTCCCGCGCCCCGTCCGGCCGGTGACCCGGCCGCCGACGGCCGCCAGAACGGCGGGGCCGCCTGGCGGACCTCGCCCAACGACGAGCTGGTGCGCCAGGCGGAGCGGGTGCGCAAGCCCGCGGCCGGCGGCGTCACCACCTCCGGTCTTCCGCGCCGTGTGCCGAAGGCCAACCTCGTACCCGGGACCGCACAGGAGCAGGCCCACACGGCCGGCCCCCAGGTCTCGCGTGCACCCGACGACGTCCGCGGCCGGCTCACGAATCTGCGCCGCGGCATCCAGCAGGGCCGCCAGGCCGGCAACTCGACCACGGGTAGCCACCACCTCGGTCCGAACCATCAGCAGGAGCGTTAG
- a CDS encoding DUF742 domain-containing protein, with the protein MTPPPASHDPYGASVDEYGHEGDQPLVRPYAMTGGRTRPRYQLAIEALVSTTADPAHLATLLPEHQRICHLCREVKSVAEVSALLSMPLGVARILVADLAEAGMVAIHQPGNGETGGTPDVTLLERVLSGLRKL; encoded by the coding sequence ATGACCCCGCCCCCCGCCTCTCACGATCCGTACGGCGCCTCAGTCGACGAGTACGGACACGAGGGCGACCAGCCGCTGGTGCGTCCGTACGCGATGACCGGCGGCCGGACCCGGCCGCGCTACCAGCTCGCCATCGAGGCGCTGGTCAGCACCACGGCCGACCCGGCACACCTCGCGACGCTCCTGCCGGAGCACCAGCGGATCTGCCACCTCTGCCGCGAGGTCAAGTCGGTGGCCGAGGTGTCGGCCCTCCTGTCGATGCCGCTCGGTGTCGCCCGGATCCTCGTGGCCGACCTGGCGGAGGCCGGCATGGTGGCGATCCACCAGCCGGGCAACGGAGAGACCGGCGGCACGCCGGACGTGACACTGCTCGAAAGGGTGCTCAGTGGACTTCGCAAGCTCTAG